A window of Rhododendron vialii isolate Sample 1 chromosome 11a, ASM3025357v1 contains these coding sequences:
- the LOC131307117 gene encoding disease resistance protein Roq1-like, with amino-acid sequence MGGIGKTMIAKIVYNSNHHIYDAACFLENVTGVSKGHNGLVDLQRHLLSDISGKNDRINNVDDGRWRINYALSNKRVLLVLDDVDQTEQLFALAGQQDWFSQGRKIIITTRLKSLLKNADEIYDVYWPEKLSHDESLELFSWHAFRQKCPIKSHIDLSKRFVQYCDGLPLALQVLGSSCREKSIDVWDTSCKHILITPFWKNLK; translated from the coding sequence atgggtggaatcgGGAAGACGATGATTGCTAAAATCGTGTACAATTCAAACCATCATATTTATGATGCTGCCTGTTTTCTGGAAAATGTTACTGGAGTTTCCAAAGGACACAATGGATTAGTTGATTTGCAGAGACATCTTCTTTCGGATATTTCAGGGAAAAACGACCGCATAAACAATGTTGATGATGGACGTTGGCGGATCAATTATGCATTAAGTAACAAAAGAGTTCTTCTTGTCCTTGATGATGTGGATCAAACAGAACAACTATTTGCATTAGCTGGCCAACAAGATTGGTTTTCTCAGGGACGTAAAATTATCATAACCACTAGGCTCAAGAGCTTGTTGAAGAATGCTGATGAAATTTATGATGTGTACTGGCCTGAAAAATTATCTCATGATGAATCACTTGAGCTTTTCAGTTGGCATGCttttagacaaaaatgccctaTTAAAAGTCACATTGACTTATCAAAAAGGTTTGTGCAATACTGTGATGGGCTTCCTTTAGCTCTGCAAGTATTGGGATCTTCTTGTCGAGAGAAAAGTATAGATGTATGGGACACAAGCTGCAAGCACATTCTGATAACACCATTCTGGAAAAACTTGAAATAA